One stretch of Punica granatum isolate Tunisia-2019 chromosome 5, ASM765513v2, whole genome shotgun sequence DNA includes these proteins:
- the LOC116206892 gene encoding fasciclin-like arabinogalactan protein 11: MQQLNLLSLYFLFLLTIQQWAGTSAQAQAPAPAPSGPTNITQILEKAGQFTTFIRLLKSTQEADQINTMLNSSSNQALTIFSPTDNAFSGLASGALNSLSDQQKIQLIQFHILPAFISTSQFQTVSNPLRTQAGNADDGKFSLNVSTSGNQVNLTTGVDTTTVSNTIYTDKRLAVYQVDKVLLPLALFGTPASPAPAPSKPGKDVPTSSDSSAGSSDTVDTSAAHDSSLRRLGVATRVTVGGAILAAISLAL; encoded by the coding sequence ATGCAGCAACTAAACCTCCTTTCACTCtacttcctcttcctcctcaccATCCAACAATGGGCTGGCACGTCAGCCCAGGCCCAGGCCCCGGCCCCAGCCCCCTCCGGCCCGACAAACATCACCCAGATCCTAGAGAAGGCTGGCCAGTTCACGACCTTCATCCGGCTGCTCAAGAGCACCCAGGAGGCTGATCAGATCAACACCATGCTCAACAGCTCCTCCAACCAGGCCCTCACGATCTTCTCGCCCACCGACAACGCCTTCAGCGGCCTTGCGTCCGGCGCCCTCAACTCCCTCTCCGACCAGCAGAAGATCCAGCTGATCCAGTTCCACATCCTCCCGGCTTTCATCTCCACATCCCAGTTCCAGACGGTTAGCAACCCACTTCGAACCCAGGCAGGGAATGCCGATGACGGGAAATTCTCACTTAATGTGTCCACATCGGGAAACCAAGTGAACTTGACCACCGGGGTGGACACGACGACCGTTTCCAATACCATATATACCGATAAACGGTTGGCTGTTTATCAGGTGGACAAAGTCCTCCTCCCGCTTGCCTTGTTTGGGACACCGGCGAGCCCTGCCCCAGCCCCGTCCAAACCCGGGAAGGACGTTCCCACGTCTTCGGATTCCTCAGCAGGGTCTTCTGATACAGTTGACACCTCAGCCGCACATGATTCAAGTCTGCGTAGACTAGGAGTTGCTACACGAGTGACCGTTGGTGGTGCTATTCTGGCTGCAATATCATTAGCTCTTTAG